The following proteins are encoded in a genomic region of Balaenoptera ricei isolate mBalRic1 chromosome 14, mBalRic1.hap2, whole genome shotgun sequence:
- the LOC132347355 gene encoding uncharacterized protein LOC132347355 yields MLRNPPGQAQVTRPKAKEQSWGLSSGHPHFIRCCAVQSRWPGSQRKEGAADPYDPEPEPNLGSRPERQERSLCRVHNCSQFHPRDQTPNSARGSVTNPVPGGEVSPRVPDPGVFPEGTDSPLEIPPLLSLLPKVPGHLPPPHGAAPGRKPDSARPHEENGRGGRVRGRSGNKPKVSVTWPRSRRRLPGFLPLSTTFCNTVCAPDAGYAPSIVREDFQQDPLPWHNSDSFLSSEP; encoded by the exons ATGTTGAGGAACCCGCCAGGGCAAGCTCAGGTAACGAGACCAAAGGCAAAGGAGCAGAGCTGGGGTCTGAGTTCAGGCCATCCACACTTTATACGGTGCTGCGCGGTCCAGAGCCGGTGGCCGGGGTCCCAGCGCAAAGAAGGAGCAGCAGACCCATATGATCCTGAGCCGGAACCGAATCTGGGATCGAGACCGGAGCGACAG GAGCGGAGTCTGTGCCGGGTCCACAACTGCTCTCAGTTCCACCCAAGAGACCAAACCCCCAACAGCGCGCGAGGGTCCGTAACGAACCCGGTCCCTGGAGGGGAGGTTTCGCCCAGAGTCCCAGATCCGGGAGTCTTTCCCGAGGGGACCGACTCTCCCTTGGAAATACCTCCTCTGCTGAGCCTGCTCCCAAAGGTCCCGGGACACCTTCCTCCACCACACGGCGCCGCTCCCGGACGGAAACCCGACTCCGCGAGACCACACGAGGAGAATGGGCGCGGGGGGAGGGTGCGCGGGAGGTCAG ggaataaacccaaagtttctgtgacttggccaaggtcacggAGGAGACTCCCGGGCTTTCTACCGCTaagcacaactttctgtaataccGTCTGCGCTCCTGATGCTGGCTACGCTCCGAGTATCGTC